From a region of the Corallococcus coralloides DSM 2259 genome:
- a CDS encoding zinc metalloprotease HtpX, with product MTTRGPAAPALKGGGWHRLGNALKTTVLLAGLTGLVLVIGQRLGGAQGLMMAGLFAVVMNFGSYWFSDRIALAIHGAQPLSYEQAPWLHEMVERLAARAGMPKPKVYILPTAQPNAFATGRNPSHAAVAVTAGIMDILDRRELEGVLAHEIGHVRNRDTLIGTVAATLAGIISYAAQMLFWFGGSMLSRSDDDEGGGVAGALSNLGLLLLAPIAATLLQLAVSRSREYGADATGAELCGDPDALASALLKMERGAEAMPYDRAPATSHLFIVNPLHHGGVMSLFSTHPPIPERVRRLREMSARMGQRTRGRGGWEYAY from the coding sequence ATGACAACCCGAGGACCGGCCGCACCGGCGCTCAAGGGCGGCGGGTGGCACCGGCTGGGCAATGCATTGAAGACGACCGTGCTGCTGGCGGGCTTGACGGGCCTGGTGCTCGTCATCGGCCAGCGGCTGGGCGGCGCGCAGGGGCTGATGATGGCGGGCCTCTTCGCGGTGGTGATGAACTTCGGCTCGTACTGGTTCAGCGACCGCATCGCGCTGGCCATCCACGGCGCGCAGCCGCTGTCCTACGAGCAGGCGCCGTGGCTGCACGAGATGGTGGAGCGGCTGGCCGCGAGAGCGGGCATGCCGAAGCCGAAGGTCTACATCCTGCCCACCGCGCAGCCGAACGCGTTCGCCACGGGACGCAACCCGAGCCACGCGGCCGTCGCGGTGACGGCGGGCATCATGGACATCCTGGACCGGCGCGAACTGGAGGGCGTGCTGGCGCACGAGATTGGCCACGTGCGCAACCGGGACACGCTCATCGGCACGGTGGCGGCGACGCTCGCGGGCATCATCAGCTACGCGGCGCAGATGCTCTTCTGGTTCGGCGGCAGCATGCTCAGCCGGAGCGATGATGACGAGGGCGGCGGCGTGGCCGGGGCGCTGTCCAACCTGGGCCTGCTGCTGCTGGCGCCCATCGCGGCCACGCTGCTGCAGCTGGCGGTGAGCCGCTCGCGCGAGTACGGCGCGGACGCCACAGGCGCGGAGCTGTGCGGCGACCCGGATGCGCTGGCGAGCGCGCTCCTGAAGATGGAGCGCGGCGCGGAGGCCATGCCGTATGACCGGGCCCCCGCGACGTCGCACCTGTTCATCGTCAACCCGCTGCACCACGGCGGAGTGATGTCGCTGTTCTCCACGCACCCGCCCATCCCCGAGCGCGTGCGCCGGCTGCGCGAGATGAGCGCGCGGATGGGCCAGCGCACCCGCGGCCGTGGCGGCTGGGAGTACGCGTACTGA
- a CDS encoding AraC family transcriptional regulator — protein MTDPLSEVIALLQPRAIFSKGISGAGAWGVRYSDFGQPSFCAVLEGRCRLAVDGQPALTIEGGDFVLLPATPGFTISGFEPVTPERVDPKVAPSPTGEVRHGRRGGRPDVRLLGGYFVFDSPDAALMVSLLPVLVHVRGVERLSTLVQLVRDETSEQRSGRELVLTRLVELLLIEALRSTPSGDTPPGLLRGLADARLAPAIRQMHRHLTRPWTVAQLAKSAALSRSVFFERFTRTVGLPPMEYLLDWRMAVARGLLRGQELSITEVAERVGYSSASTFTAAFSKRVGQPPGRFARGNGQR, from the coding sequence ATGACCGACCCTCTTTCGGAAGTCATCGCGCTGCTTCAGCCCAGGGCCATCTTCTCGAAGGGCATCAGCGGCGCTGGCGCATGGGGTGTTCGCTACTCGGACTTCGGTCAGCCCAGCTTCTGTGCGGTGCTCGAAGGGCGCTGCCGACTCGCCGTCGACGGACAGCCGGCCCTCACGATCGAGGGGGGCGATTTCGTGCTGCTGCCGGCGACGCCGGGCTTCACCATTTCCGGCTTCGAGCCGGTGACGCCCGAACGTGTCGACCCCAAGGTGGCCCCGTCCCCCACCGGGGAGGTGCGTCACGGCCGGCGTGGTGGCCGCCCGGACGTGCGACTGCTTGGGGGTTACTTCGTCTTCGACTCGCCTGACGCGGCCCTGATGGTGTCGTTGCTCCCGGTCCTGGTGCACGTGCGCGGCGTGGAGCGGCTCTCCACGCTGGTCCAGCTCGTCAGGGATGAAACGAGCGAACAGCGCTCGGGGCGCGAGCTCGTGCTGACGCGGCTCGTGGAGTTGCTGCTCATCGAGGCGCTGCGGTCCACGCCGAGCGGCGACACACCTCCGGGGCTCCTGCGCGGACTGGCGGACGCGCGGCTCGCACCCGCCATCCGGCAGATGCACCGCCACCTCACGCGACCCTGGACCGTGGCGCAGCTCGCGAAGAGCGCGGCGCTCTCACGTTCGGTGTTCTTCGAGCGCTTCACGCGCACCGTGGGCCTGCCCCCCATGGAGTACCTGCTGGACTGGCGGATGGCGGTCGCGAGGGGACTGCTTCGCGGCCAGGAGCTCTCCATCACGGAGGTGGCCGAGCGCGTGGGCTACAGCTCGGCGAGCACCTTCACCGCGGCGTTCAGCAAGCGCGTGGGCCAGCCTCCCGGACGCTTCGCGCGTGGGAACGGACAGCGTTGA
- a CDS encoding 2-oxo acid dehydrogenase subunit E2: MAHLELKPKRDVSSFRKLAIGSWATAYDPTVYGTLTVRMDAALAWLDAFHQRTGVRLTATHLVLKAMGEALRRCPDANALLRYQRIYLRQRITVCAALPGADQRGLTPVRIEDVDQKSVHALALEVESTAARVREGRDAQVEQGRSLLTRVPHLLLHRFTGLVSFLTYTLNLDPSWLGLPRDPFGAAVVVDVGELGLETAYLPLAPFTRVPIFLAPGAVREVAVVEEGRVVPGHVMNINASFDHRFLDGYHAGVIASTLREMLEHPEEAFGPLPAPSAE; encoded by the coding sequence ATGGCGCACCTGGAGCTGAAGCCGAAGCGGGACGTGTCGAGCTTCCGCAAGCTCGCCATCGGCAGCTGGGCGACCGCGTATGACCCCACGGTCTACGGCACACTGACGGTGCGCATGGACGCCGCGCTCGCCTGGCTGGACGCCTTCCACCAGCGCACCGGCGTGCGGCTCACCGCGACCCACCTGGTCCTCAAGGCCATGGGTGAAGCGCTGCGCCGCTGTCCGGACGCCAATGCGCTGCTGCGCTACCAGCGCATCTATCTGCGTCAGCGGATCACCGTGTGCGCGGCGCTCCCCGGTGCGGATCAGCGCGGCCTCACGCCCGTGCGCATCGAGGACGTGGACCAGAAGTCCGTGCACGCGCTGGCGCTGGAGGTGGAGTCCACCGCAGCGCGCGTGCGCGAGGGCCGGGACGCCCAGGTGGAGCAGGGCCGGAGCCTGCTCACGCGCGTGCCACACCTGCTCCTGCACCGCTTCACCGGGCTCGTGTCGTTCCTCACGTACACGCTGAACCTGGATCCGTCATGGCTCGGCCTGCCCAGGGATCCGTTCGGTGCCGCGGTGGTGGTGGACGTGGGCGAGCTGGGACTGGAGACGGCGTACCTGCCACTCGCGCCCTTCACCCGCGTGCCCATCTTCCTCGCGCCCGGCGCGGTGCGCGAGGTGGCGGTGGTGGAGGAGGGGAGGGTGGTGCCCGGACACGTGATGAACATCAACGCGTCCTTCGACCACCGCTTCCTCGACGGCTACCACGCGGGCGTCATCGCCAGCACGCTGCGCGAGATGCTGGAGCATCCGGAGGAGGCCTTCGGTCCGCTCCCGGCTCCATCGGCGGAATAG
- a CDS encoding SDR family oxidoreductase, producing MKTVLITGCSSGYGLETARQFHAQGWNVVATMRTPREGVLPSSDRLRVVPLDVTKPESIAAALEASGPIDVLVNNAGIGLMGAFEATPMATVREVFETNVFGVMAMTQAVLPQLRARKSGVIVNVTSSATLAPMPLVAVYTASKVAIEGFTESLAFELEDFHLRVKLVEPGYCPSTRFTSNGTPRMEGLFPEAYAPFAQRIFASLGQPSAVTRESDVAEAIWRAANDTSKTLRFPAGPDAVALARSA from the coding sequence ATGAAGACGGTGCTCATCACGGGGTGCTCTTCTGGATATGGACTCGAGACGGCACGCCAGTTTCACGCGCAGGGCTGGAACGTGGTCGCCACCATGCGAACGCCGCGTGAGGGTGTCCTTCCTTCCTCGGACCGCCTGCGCGTGGTGCCGCTCGACGTGACGAAGCCGGAGAGCATCGCCGCCGCGCTGGAGGCGAGCGGGCCCATCGACGTGCTCGTCAACAACGCGGGCATCGGACTCATGGGCGCCTTCGAGGCCACGCCGATGGCCACGGTGCGCGAGGTGTTCGAGACCAACGTCTTCGGCGTCATGGCGATGACGCAGGCGGTGTTGCCACAGCTTCGTGCACGCAAGTCGGGCGTGATCGTGAACGTGACCTCCAGCGCGACCCTGGCCCCCATGCCGCTGGTGGCCGTCTACACCGCGAGCAAGGTGGCCATCGAAGGGTTCACGGAGTCGCTCGCCTTCGAGCTCGAGGACTTCCACCTGCGCGTGAAGCTCGTCGAGCCGGGCTATTGCCCGAGCACCCGCTTCACGAGCAACGGCACCCCCCGCATGGAGGGGCTGTTCCCCGAGGCGTACGCGCCCTTCGCCCAGCGCATCTTCGCCTCGCTCGGACAGCCCTCCGCGGTGACGCGCGAGTCCGACGTGGCCGAGGCCATCTGGCGAGCCGCGAACGACACGTCGAAGACGCTCCGCTTCCCCGCCGGGCCAGACGCGGTGGCGCTGGCCCGGTCGGCGTGA